A single region of the Deltaproteobacteria bacterium genome encodes:
- the ilvE gene encoding branched-chain-amino-acid transaminase: MAKVSKVPKIWLDGKFIPWDDANIHILTHTLHYGLGVFEGIRAYKGANGKTAIFRLKDHIDRLYDSAKISLITIPYKKEEIVEACKELFRVNKLAEGYLRPIVFIGDGEMGLYAIDNPIRIALVAWPWGTYLGEEGVKNGIRAKISSYTRLTVNTMMTKSKTCGNYINSILAKREALKGGYEEAIMLDHEGYVSEATGENIFVVRDGIARTPSAGSSILKGITRDCVIRILEDNKIPVQEGRITRDSAYVADEIFLSGTAAEITPIRELDDRTIGSGKPGPITQKVQQAYFDIIRGKVKKYEEWLDYV; this comes from the coding sequence ATGGCCAAGGTCAGCAAAGTCCCCAAAATTTGGCTCGACGGAAAATTCATCCCCTGGGACGACGCCAACATCCATATCCTAACGCACACGCTTCATTACGGCCTCGGTGTCTTTGAAGGAATCCGCGCCTACAAGGGCGCCAACGGTAAAACCGCCATTTTCCGGCTGAAGGACCATATCGACCGGCTTTACGATTCGGCCAAAATCAGCCTCATCACGATTCCCTATAAGAAGGAAGAAATCGTCGAGGCCTGCAAGGAGCTCTTCCGCGTTAATAAACTGGCCGAAGGGTATCTGCGCCCGATTGTCTTTATCGGCGACGGCGAGATGGGGCTTTACGCCATTGATAATCCCATCCGCATCGCCCTGGTTGCCTGGCCTTGGGGGACCTACCTCGGCGAAGAAGGGGTGAAAAACGGCATCCGGGCAAAAATCTCCAGCTACACGCGGCTGACGGTCAACACAATGATGACCAAATCGAAGACCTGCGGCAATTACATCAATTCCATCCTCGCCAAGCGCGAGGCGCTCAAAGGGGGCTACGAAGAGGCGATCATGCTCGATCACGAAGGTTATGTCTCGGAGGCAACGGGTGAGAACATTTTTGTCGTCAGGGACGGCATTGCCCGTACGCCGTCGGCGGGTTCTTCGATCCTCAAGGGGATCACGCGGGATTGCGTCATCCGGATTTTGGAGGACAACAAAATCCCGGTTCAGGAAGGGCGGATCACGCGCGACTCGGCCTATGTGGCCGACGAAATTTTTCTTTCCGGCACCGCCGCGGAGATTACACCGATCCGTGAACTGGACGATCGGACAATCGGTTCCGGCAAGCCGGGTCCCATCACGCAAAAGGTTCAGCAGGCCTATTTCGACATTATCCGCGGCAAGGTCAAAAAATACGAAGAGTGGCTGGACTACGTGTAG
- a CDS encoding phosphatidylglycerophosphatase A, producing the protein MKNFLIKFFASGFGLGYAPVFPGTAGSLPGVLLFYLFRNEPRLYLAALAVLFTGVGIVVSTEAEKIFGKKDAPTIAIDEVAGQLITYLFVPYSLIHLIAGFVLFRLFDILKIFPARWAQDNLPRGWGVVGDDVVAGVQAGVLLYLLSHFYT; encoded by the coding sequence GTGAAAAATTTCCTCATCAAATTCTTTGCCTCCGGTTTTGGCCTGGGATATGCGCCGGTTTTTCCCGGAACGGCGGGGAGCCTCCCGGGCGTTCTTCTTTTTTATCTTTTCCGAAACGAGCCCCGTCTCTATTTGGCCGCACTGGCGGTTCTGTTCACCGGTGTAGGCATCGTTGTTTCCACCGAGGCGGAAAAAATATTCGGCAAAAAAGACGCCCCGACCATCGCCATCGACGAGGTGGCGGGACAGTTGATCACTTATCTGTTTGTTCCTTATTCACTCATCCATCTGATCGCCGGGTTTGTTTTATTCCGTCTGTTCGACATCCTTAAAATTTTCCCTGCCCGGTGGGCACAGGACAATCTGCCGCGGGGATGGGGGGTTGTGGGCGATGACGTCGTCGCGGGGGTTCAGGCGGGAGTTTTGCTCTATCTGTTGTCACATTTCTACACGTAG